CCCAATACCTGATCGCCGGTACCGTGACCTCGTTTGAAAGAGGCGTGGCAGGCGGGGGCGGCAAGGCGCGTTTTAAGGGACTTTCCGTGGGTGGAAAGAAAGATAAAGCCTACATTGCCGTGGATGTCAAGGTGATCGATACCGAAACCGGTGAGATCGTTGACACGCGCACCATCGAAGCCACGGTTACCGCCAAGGGCGCCGGCGCCGGTTTGTCCCTGCGCAACTTCTCGATCGGCGGCGACACTTACAAAAAAACCGCCACGGGCAAAGCCATTCGCGCCTGCATGGTATACATTTCGGAATATTTGACCTGTTCCCTGGTCAAGGGCAAGGACCATTCCTGCATGAACAAGTGGGATAAGATGGACGCCAAGCGCCGGGAAAAAACCAAGAGCACGATCAAACTCGATTAAGTAGTGTGACTCCATCCGGAGATTCGGGGAAATCCCGGAAATTGCATAAGCAATTTTCCGGGAACCCCGCTTTCCTTCAAGGCCCGTTGCAAGACAAACCGCCCACGGTACTGATCACTGGGGGCGCTGGTTTCCTGGGTTCCCATCTCTGTGACCGCTTCCTGAAAGAGGGTTGGCGGGTGGTGGCCTTGGACAACCTGCTCACCGGGTCGGTGGACCACATCGCCCACCTGATGGGCCATGAACGTTTTCGATTTATCCGCTACAATGTGACCCACTACCTTTACTTTGCCGAACCCATCGACCTGATCCTGCATTTCGCCTGCCCCGCTTCGCCGCTCGACTATGCCAAGTTCCCCATCCAGACCATGAAAGTGGATTCCCTGGGCACCCTCAATTCACTCGGTTTGGCCCGGGCCAAAAACTCGCGTTATGTATTTGCTTCAACTTCCGAAGTGTACGGCGATCCACGGGAACACCCCCAGAAAGAGTCTTATTGGGGGCATGTGAATCCGGTGGGTCCCCGTTCCATGTACACGGAATCCAAACGCTTTTCCGAGGCCATGTGCATGGCGTATCACCGTCACCACGACTTGGATATTCGCATCGCGCGCATATTCAACACCTATGGAACGCGTATGCGCCTGGATGACGGACGGGTGATTCCCACCTTTATCGTCCGGGCGTTGCGCCATCAATCCCTGATCATTAACGGAGACGGTAGCCAGACCCGCAGCTTCTGCCATGTCGACGACATGGTGGATGGCCTGTTCCGCTTGTCTGTGCGGAAAGATCTGGCTGGCACGGTAGTGAACCTGGGAAATCCCGAAGAGGTCACCATTCGCCATTTGGCGCAACGGATCCTGGAGTTGAGTCAGGGCAAGAGGAAAATCGAAAACCGCGAGATGCCCGGGGATGATCCCGCCCGGCGCCGTCCCGACGTCAGCCTGGCCCGGCGCCTGCTGGACTTTGAACCGCGGATCAGCCTGGAAGCCGGTCTGTTCGGCCTGATTCCGTGGGTGCGGGAAAAGCTCAAGGCAGAGTAGGGGCGACCGGCCGGTCGCCCGAACTGGGGAGTGCTTGTAAACATGTGAATACGGGTTTTTGGATTACGGAAAGAGTCGCAGATGTCAGCCGCAGCGACTGTCTCTTTGCCTTCCTGCCACCTGATACCTGTCTCCTGTCACCTTCTTTTCAACTTTTCAACTCTTCAACTTTTGTTTCCAGGTAGGGTAGACCGGGAATCAACAGCATGGCGGGGACGGACAAGACAAAACTGAAACCAAACAGCCAGGCGTACCCCAGCCAGCCCGCGATGAATCCGCTGGCCACGCCTGCAAACAACCCCCCCAGGTTCATCAGGCCGGATCCGATGGCGTAGTGAGCGGCCTTGAAACCCTGGCTGCAGATGCGCATCAGGTAGGTCATGAGCACCGCGGTGCCCAGGCCGCCGGCCAGTTGGTCAAAACCGTGGATGCCGGCAAACAACGCCAGGTTGCCCGTGCCCAGCCAGGTGGATTCCATCCCCCCCGGGGTGATAAAGGGCGCCAGGTGCAGAGCGGCGCCCATGTAAATCAGGTTGGTCAGGTTCTGCGCCAGCAGGAAGGGCCAGATGAGGCGCCGCATGCCATAGCGTGAAATGGCCCACCCCCCGATTAAAGCCCCGGCGATGGATGCGGGCAAACCCACCCAGGCGCTGATCCAGCCGTAATGGGCCTTGATGCCCAGATCCACTACAAAGGGGGCCACCATGGTGGAAAGCGCCCATTCCCCGGTGCGCATGAGGATGATAAAACCCAGGATACGGCCTACCCGCTCGCGGTCCATGAACGAGACAAATGCGCGGGAGAAATGGGAATCCCGTTCCGACAACAGGCGGCGCTTGAGGGGGCGGCGGAACAGGCCGACGCCGATCAGGGCCAGCAGCAACAGCAGGGCGATCCAGTGGGAAAAGTAGATGCGCCGCAACCAGGGCAGTCGCCCCTGCAGGTTCTGCCAGGCGGGAGAGAGGAAAAAAGCGCGCACTCCCAGAATCCCTCCAGTAAAGAGAGCAACCAGGGCCAGGGTGCGGGGGCGAAGCAACGAGATCAGCCAGTCCGCCGGGGCACGCTTCGGCGCTTCCACCTCGGCCAGGAAAAACAGGTGGAAGACAAAAAAGATGCCGAATATCACGGCGGCGGCGGCAAAAGCCGTTCCCCAGCCGGTCGTGGTTCCCAGGGTGACCACCACGCCTGTTCCCGTCATCATGGCGATGCGGTAGGCCATTACGCGGTAGCCCACCCAGCGGGCCTGGGAATTTTTGTCCAGGGCTTCCATGTAGTAGCCGTCAATGGCGATGTCATGGGTGGCCGCCAAAATGGAGCCGACAAAGAAGAGCGCGGCCACGGCCCGGACCCCGAATTCCAGGGGAGCAAACACCGCCGCCAGGATCACAACCGCCAGCAGCATTCCCTGCATGCTCAGCAGCCAGCGGCGCTTGGTGGCCACGGCGTCAACCTGGGGAGCCCAGAGGAACTTGAGGATCCAGGGCAGGCCGAAGAGGGAAGTCAAGCCGATGTTTTCCAGCGAGACGCGCATGTCGCGAAAGAAAACCGACGAAACGGTGCGGATCAGCGTAAAGGGAAAGCCCTCGGTGAAGTAGGTGGTAAAGGCCCACAGTGCCGGGGGCACGCGAAAGCGGTTTCTCATGGCATGGGTTCCGGTGGAATGGCGATTATAGCAGTCACTAAACCCGCGTGCAAATCCATGGGGTGCCTTGATAGAGTGAGACGGTATGGTCTATAATCAATCGATTAACGCCGCCGGCAGGCGGCGGGGAGGCGAACGGTGAACCAGATAAAGACCGTGTTGTTGCTGGGCGCACTGACGGGCCTGCTTTTGCTGATCGGCGGCATGGCCGGCGGTAAGGCGGGGATGGTGATCGCCCTGGTCCTGGCCACGGTCATGAACCTGTCGGCCTGGTGGTTTTCCGACAGCATTGTGCTGCGCATGCACAAGGCCCGTCCACTGGGAATGCAGGAGTCTTCCCGTATCCATGCCATGGTGGAATCACTGAGTCAACGCGCCCAAATTCCGCCCCCCCGGATTTATGTCATGGAACATCCTTCGCCCAATGCCTTTGCCACCGGGCGTGATCCGTCCAAGGGCGTGATCGTGGTTTCCACCGGCCTGCTGCAACTCCTGGACGAGCGGGAATTGGAAGGAGTGCTGGCGCACGAGTTGAGCCATATCCGTTACCGCGACACCATGGTGCAATCCATTGCCGCCACCTTGGGCGGAGCCGTCATGATGGTGGCCTACCAGATGCGCTGGTTCGCTTTCCTGGGGGGAGGCGCGGGCAGAGATGACGATGACGGCGGCGGAATCCTGGGTTTGCTGGCCATGGCGATCCTGGCCCCGTTGGCCGCCGGCCTCATCCAGATGGCGATCTCCCGCTCCCGGGAATACGGCGCGGATGAGGGCGCGGCCCGATTGACCCACAACCCTGAAGG
This genomic interval from Candidatus Aminicenantes bacterium contains the following:
- a CDS encoding penicillin-binding protein activator LpoB — encoded protein: MSMKKAVLVMLVVLMLAGLSLEALEKPRLGVLRFSNETRIEWWTVSVARDMQDLMASELASTGEFTVLERNELGEVLAEQDLSESGRVDPATAVKVGKVKGAQYLIAGTVTSFERGVAGGGGKARFKGLSVGGKKDKAYIAVDVKVIDTETGEIVDTRTIEATVTAKGAGAGLSLRNFSIGGDTYKKTATGKAIRACMVYISEYLTCSLVKGKDHSCMNKWDKMDAKRREKTKSTIKLD
- a CDS encoding protease HtpX, whose translation is MAGGKAGMVIALVLATVMNLSAWWFSDSIVLRMHKARPLGMQESSRIHAMVESLSQRAQIPPPRIYVMEHPSPNAFATGRDPSKGVIVVSTGLLQLLDERELEGVLAHELSHIRYRDTMVQSIAATLGGAVMMVAYQMRWFAFLGGGAGRDDDDGGGILGLLAMAILAPLAAGLIQMAISRSREYGADEGAARLTHNPEGLASALEKLGRQSRRIPLRAHSQAAHLFIVSPLRADLLARLFSTHPPLKDRIARLRAMSVS
- a CDS encoding SDR family oxidoreductase, translating into MQDKPPTVLITGGAGFLGSHLCDRFLKEGWRVVALDNLLTGSVDHIAHLMGHERFRFIRYNVTHYLYFAEPIDLILHFACPASPLDYAKFPIQTMKVDSLGTLNSLGLARAKNSRYVFASTSEVYGDPREHPQKESYWGHVNPVGPRSMYTESKRFSEAMCMAYHRHHDLDIRIARIFNTYGTRMRLDDGRVIPTFIVRALRHQSLIINGDGSQTRSFCHVDDMVDGLFRLSVRKDLAGTVVNLGNPEEVTIRHLAQRILELSQGKRKIENREMPGDDPARRRPDVSLARRLLDFEPRISLEAGLFGLIPWVREKLKAE